The Anaerosporomusa subterranea nucleotide sequence AAAGCTTTTCCGGCTCCTGTTGAAGGCGAAGACGACGAAGATTAATTTCTCTGGGAACTTTTGAGCATGCTGGGGTTACTGCAGTAGCGGTAATCCCGGTGTTACCCTAATCACACGGAAACCGACAAAGACTTTAGCGACAGCAAATCTAACTCTCCGCCTTAAAAACTGAATAATTTGAAATGCAGATTCCTCAAATTATTCTAGGCGTTCAAGATATCTGCACTATAGATTATGAAGGAGGAAGAACTCATGGATATTAGTACTGCTGCAATAGCCTCAATGGTAGCGCTAGCTATCGTGGTTATTATCAGTTGTGTCAACGAGGATCTTAACGTAGGCTTCTTGGGTATTGGTTTCGCCATCATTGTTGGCGGTGTCTTCAGCGGAATGACTGGGGCAAAAGTAATGGCCTCTTTCCCGCTAAGTCTGTTCATGATTCTGATTGGTGTTACTTTCCTGTTTGGTATGGCTCAAACTAACGGCACCATGGAGAAGCTGACTGCTTACTCTGTTCGTGTTTGTAAAGGCAACACCGCCCTGATTCCGTTGATCGTGTATCTATTGACAACATTTGTCACCACGATTGGACCTGGCAACATCGCTGGTTGCGCTTTGATGGCGCCTGTAGCGATGGCGATTGCCACCCGTGTTGGCATGCCGGCTTTTCTCATGACTCTGATTGTTGTCGGCGCCGCCAATGGTGCTGCGTTCTCACCGTTTGCTCCGACTGGTATTATTTCCAATGGTATTATCGCCAAGATGGCTCCCCAACTTGGTATTGCCGCTGATTCACTCAACGGATTGGCGTGGAAAATTCATTTCAACTCTACTGTGGTTCAAGGGCTTATCAATATCGGCGGTTTCTTCCTGCTTGGCGGCTGGGCTTGGATTCAAAAACAGCGTGGCGCCACCCTGGATATTGATGAAATCGCGCCAAAGCCTGAGCCGTTCAACAAGCATCAATTGCTGACTCTCGGAATGGTAGCTGTACTAATT carries:
- a CDS encoding SLC13 family permease; translation: MDISTAAIASMVALAIVVIISCVNEDLNVGFLGIGFAIIVGGVFSGMTGAKVMASFPLSLFMILIGVTFLFGMAQTNGTMEKLTAYSVRVCKGNTALIPLIVYLLTTFVTTIGPGNIAGCALMAPVAMAIATRVGMPAFLMTLIVVGAANGAAFSPFAPTGIISNGIIAKMAPQLGIAADSLNGLAWKIHFNSTVVQGLINIGGFFLLGGWAWIQKQRGATLDIDEIAPKPEPFNKHQLLTLGMVAVLILLVVLPGLPGMKGMFPKVVLNMLSNVGSIAFVLSCVLMLTGSGDSKAAVKVMPWGVIMMVCGVSVLIDVMDKAGGLNAMVKMIGSLSSPTSVVLCILWSLRFLINTK